The Ascochyta rabiei chromosome 18, complete sequence DNA segment TGAAATGGTCTGGGCCATTCGAACTGTGGCCGTTGGGGCCAACACCGTTGAGCGTTTCCGATAAGGCGTTCGAGGACGCTGCTTGTGTCTttggtcctaggtatttacCCGTGCAACAGGTCAGGACAGGCGGTACCATGTATGCGACATACGGATCCAAATAAATAGCCTGGTTGTCCAGCAGGGCGCTAGTAGCCTGCATCATCTGCTGCAACACGAACAGGTTCTTCACACTGTGGGTGACCTTCTCAGCGATGAAGGTGAGCAGGTACGTTGTTAGCTGGTGGATGCCAGGCTCTGTTCGAATAGCCGCAAGCGCGGCGTTTTGCCATTCAATGTTCGTCTCATCGATGAGTGCACCGGAGAGCTTGGCGAAAAGCTCTTGCGATTCTTTGGAGAGCACATGTTTCACCAGCGGCTTGACATTGACGTTATCCAGACCGTTGGCTGCCGCGAGATGAGGATTTGCATTGGTTCCCTTGGGCAACAGGTCTCCCTGGTTGGTCGCCGTTGGGTTCTGGGGTATCGATGGTTGCACTCCTTCCACGGCGAGCCAGTGCGCTGCAGCTTGTTAGAGATGATCGATTCGGGTACAGGAGAACGTGAGCAGGTGTGATGACATGCCTGTGAATGTGACCTCTCGTGGCACCTTGGGAAGCGGCGCATTGATCAATTTCTCAAAGTCAACCTCCTCATCCTCGACATAGTACAACGGCTGTCCAGGCCCCAGGGAAGCCTCGCCAAAGCGCAGCGGCCGAGTGGACTCGTAGCCGTAAAGCGGCTCCACATTCAATATTCTCAGAGCATTGGACACGTCCTGTGTGCTCAGCGTCGTCCGCTTGCCGTGTCGCATGAATTTCAGAGCCTCCTCCAGTACCTGTGCAAGCCGGAAGTCAACGTCGCGCGCTAGCTCCTCGACGACGTTGTCGGCGAGTGAGGCGATGCCAACTGATTCGGCGACGTCTCGCACATTGTCGGGGTTCCAGACGGAGGACATGCTGGGCAGCGCAATGCCGGCGATGAGCTGTCAACGAGGGGGCGGTTCGGTCGCGGTCGTGTCGCGTTGAATGAAGCGGAGCGGTAGCAGCTGAGCCGATGGGAGAAACAATAGCGTGTCACCGGCGCGGGTGACGCAGGTCTGGAGGACGTGACGGCCAGCCCTATGAGCAAGTGAAGCACATCCCGGACGCGCGCGTGCGACACAGTTCGGCAGACTCGGGAGTGGAATCTTCGTATACGGCGCACACAATCTGGTCTTGCTGAGATGCGTGTCGAGGTGGAGGCGAGAAGGTGAAAGCACGTGAGGCGGGGCGCTGGGCTAGTCGGTGCGTGAGTGCGTGCGTGCTTGGGTCCTTGGGAAGGAAGTCGCGACGTGAAGCTCGACCGCCAAGCTTCGCGCCCGCTCCGCCCTTCAGGTCCATTCCCTCCCTTCGCTCCCCTCTCGCTTTTGCTCTTACTCTTGCACTGGCAATGCGACGACCCATCACCGATATCTTCACCGATCACCCCGGTTTGTACACGAAAGCTGCATCTCTCCAGCTTGATGGATTTTTAGGTTTCTGCCCGCTTCCACACTGATGGAACACCAGTTGTGGTCTAGCGGTTTGCAGACAAACATGGCCTTGCTGCAAATCAATGAATCTGGAAGTTTGATCTGGCCGGCGGTTGGCTCTACGGCCAATGATGACTTCACCCCTCGCTTGCTCAATCACGGCCCCTCGCAGCCATACGCATGGCCTAGGAAGCTCTGCTTCTGAACAGCACCTTCGACTGGTCCCAGCATAGCAGACCGCCATTTCAAACCCTTCCTACAAAACACCAGTCGCCTTAGCATCGTTCATCGCCTGGACGGCCGCGGCAGCTCATCCCCAGCAAATAGTGCCTTCGCGATCTTTCTCCATCCTTGCTTGTTATGGTTACACGCACATTTCAATGTACACCTTCGTTTCCCCTATCCGCAGCCACGTTTCTTACCGTTGCTGGGACTGCCAATCTTACTGCCATGTCGGGTTTTCTTGACGACGGGGAAGGGCTACATCTCCCGATTGTACCCCCTACCAACCAAACAAGTATCTCATTCCAGGTCAATTTCTCCTCACCTAGCTTTGTCTGACGCCACCCGTCTTCCCGTACGGCCCGTTGCAATTGTAATTGTCTTTCTGCATGCGCCAGCTAGGCAGACTCCTCCGGTGACTGACTGATCGGGCCCTGGTCACAGACTATTTAACACCCAGCAACGACATTGGTCTCTTAAAAACCACACAGCGTCTTTCGCCTCTTCAAACAGCAAAAACACTTGTCTTTGCGGATAGATCTACTACAACTCAGTTTCATAATTTGTACTTGTACCGTCAGATCAGCTCCTTCAATTCGCATTCAGTAACTACCATGGCCGTCACCAAGCCCGGATCGAACACGAGGGTGCTGCGATACCACCAGCTCAACAACGCCACACACTTGACCATTGTCACATCTGCCTCAGTGAACAATGGATCAAGAGACGAGCCACCCTCCCCACCGCCTCAACCACCCCCGAGCCCGGTAGGCTGGAACCGTCTAGTTTCAGTATGTTGTGTCCCCAGTGATGCCTACCAATACTGACTTCACGCCAAGCTCGAACCCCTTGCACCGATGGATGTCTGATCTCTGGGGTACATGACAGTAGTGCGAGTAGGTGCTACGCCCCGTACTGTGCGCGCCTTCTGACCCTACTTGGACAGGTTTCAAGTCACTTCACACGATAACGGTTGTACTGTCACAAGCTGTAATGCTGTATCGACGTTTCACAGTTCTCCGTTATTGGCTTTGCGATGGGAATTCGCATTGGAAACCTGACCACGGCTTGGTGCGACTATCGAACATACCTGACACGTGTTACCGTTATACGGCGTCTTTCACGTTGAGTACCCTGTGACCCGCGATAACAGGGCAGTCCAGGGTCTTCACCACTTTTCTTGCAGCCTTTTTCCTTTACCATTTCTTTCCATGCACCATGGTGCCGTACATGCTGTATCGTATCCCTAATAGGGGCTACGACCCATCGAACCAGTTGGTTCTCGAACTGAGTTCTCTGGAAACCACTTCCAACCCCCCTTTGCTCTTACTTGTGTGATGGTACGTGAGGCAATACATAGCTGGAGCCAGCTCCTACTCGACACTTCCGATTCGCGTACGTGGAACGCATCTCGCCAGCAATGCTCGCCCTCCAGCAGTTTACCATAGCTCTGGACGTTAATTGTCAAAAAGGTGAATCGCCGGCTCTGATAACGGTGATATTTCTGGGTACGCGAGGGAGTTGTGCAAGATTGCAACACAGTAGCCCTGCACATGAGCACACTGTACCAACAAAATGCTGAACAGTAGCTTCTAGAGTCTTTGAAAAATTCACAGGGTGTTGGTGGAACCAAAGGTCAAAGAGAAGGCACAGTAAATGTATGGAACAGGTGTGACTCTGGTTGGCACCAAGGCGGTCCCAACAATTCAATGAACTCCACACCCGCTTTGGACCGATTCGGATGTGGCAAGCGAAGCCGGGGCGGCTCCTTGACCGCCCGCTCCTAGCGCCTTAAACGGCAAGCGCTTCTTGCTCACCTTTCCTAAAATATTCTCCTACGTCTTCGACCCCAACAAACACTGCCATCCCATCCGCCCCATTCGACGACACGACTTCCAGAGACTCACGTTACCTCTATACCTTCCTTAGCCATTGCAAGAGCAGTGTGCCCATTCGAAGCAGCTCCATTCGGTGTGCAGACAACTGGGATTGCGACGCAAAGCTTATCGTGCTTGCGGCCTGCACAGACTTCAAGCCACTCACGACCGGCGGCTTTTCGCTGAGCACGGGCTGCTACATCCATTCCACTGAGGAGGAAATACCTCTATTTTTGATGATTGCTGTCCACAACCAGCTGTAATCATCTATACCACATCTCTTCTCGCCGCCACACAATATGGCTGGCGATAATTCTGCGGTCTTGTCACGGATGGACACTACAGATCAAATCTTACAATGGTACTCCAAACTCTTCAGTCGCCGTGTTGATCTTGTGGGCGACTTCGCGGGCAGCGAACGATTCTTGATTCATGGTGAGTCACTTCTGCTCCATTGCTTTAGCGATGCACAGATCGACTTCGAACCTGGACTGCAGCTGCTACACGCCTCATATGCCGTGGAAAAATTCCTGCATGGTCTTGTTTCCCGTCGTTGCAACTTTCACATTGCTTTCTTCGACGAATATCAAGATCTTTGCGTTCCTCAAGATGCTTCGCCTGCCGTTAGCGAAAAGTATCTTCTAGCACGAGCGGCCATCATCCGTCATCTGCAAGTCAACCTGCGCCCAGTTCACCCAGACATCGAGGTCAAGGTCTTCCCATCATCAACGTCTGAAGCCTTCGAAGACTACCTCAGTATAACAGACGTTTACTTCATCCTGTGCCACGATGGAGCATCCACGAAAGACGTTCGTAAGAGAGCAATCCTGCACAAAGATATCGACTCTCTCAAGAGCGAGGACAAGAGTCTTGGGGAGCGTCAAGAGCAATACAAGGCATCACTCCGCACACTGATCTACACTATGATGCAGCGAGGTTACAGTGCTGCACTTGTTAACGGCCTGGAGTTCAATGACACCAAGGCCATAGCGTCTGTTCTCGAGCACTCGCGTGCTATGACCTTAGCGATCTCACAAACGGTAAGCAATAGTCGCGCAAGTTCGCTGCTCTACATCCCACCCTACGCAAGTAGGTTGAGGCGTCACATGTAGGGACATCAGAGAGCAGAGCTAACATACTCTGCCACAGACCCCAACACCAGATTCAAATGCTGAAACAGACACTGCAACTTTACAGCAGTCATTGGCAACTGTTAAGTCAATCCATGAGCATTCTTTCACGGAGCGGGAGTACCTGGCGGTACTTATCGCTTCGAAGTTTGCATCGAAGTCAAAGAACCACCAAAACTTTGCTGTTGCTCTGCTTCgccatactgcactactCTCGGAGCTGAGTTTGCCGGACCGATTGATGCAGTACCAAGAGCCATCGCAAGAATCCCGCACCTTGATTCTCGAGTTTTGTCAAGAAGCTCGCAGAGTTCTCGCGCAAGCCGCGTGGAGCCAAGAAATCAGTGAGCTAGCCACGACTTGCGATGTTGCAGATCTCATCGACGGACGCTTGTTCGCATCCTGCCTCCAAGACCCCTCGGCCCCAAGCTCGGAGCTCTTCCAATCTTTGGCAAGAGCTGCATCCACTCTGTGTGGTCAGGAGGAGCTCGCAAGGGCAGACGGTGCTGCAACCGCGACTGAAAAGTCTAACGGCAACGCCGAGAAGTCAGACGACGGGGCTTCCTACCGCCTCCTCCCGTTTTCTAACGAGGTGTTTGACAAGCACCTTTCTCCAGTCCATCTCAAAGTAGCCAAATCTGACGGTAAGGTCGATTCGACATCGGCAACGATCTTTCGCGAAGTCTCGCATTGGCACAATACCAAACCTCTGCAGAGTAAAAGTGGTCCCGTTGTGAAAGACGAGAAAGCAGCAAAGAAAGCACTCCGCCGCAACCAGTTCTTCATGGCTGAAATGACAACCTATGCTGCTAGTCTCACGAATGCAGTCGGAAAGGCGCTTGAGCCGGAGACAATTATGGTCGGCGCCTCAAAAGCCAACACACCAGTTCCGTCGAGACCGGGAACGCCTGGCCAAGATTCGGATAGCAAGAAGCCAAAGAAGCAAGGTGGGAAGCCAGGTGGCAAGAACAAGAACCAGGCCAAGCAGAACATGCTCGCCGATATTGCAGCGAGCTCGAAGCGTAAAGAGGAGGACACGGCAGAGAAACAAATCAAAGCCTGGATTGTTGTCTGCGATGGTCTCGAGAAGGAAGTCGACCTGACAACGCGATAcgagaaggcaaagaagtaCCTTGTCAATCTCAACACAGACATCAAGCGAAAGGCTCTAGAGGCGGAAGTTCGTCTCTACATGTTGAACGTTCTGTTGAAGATGTGGATGGAACACTGTCGTAAAAACGACAAAGAAGAGGGTCTGTACACCGCCGCGCTGATCTTCGATGCAGTCAGAGCTATCTGTGGTCTTTCCACCGTAACGAAGACAGTAGCCGCATGTCTTACGAAGACCATCGACCGtctaaagcttccttctttgcAAATTCCACCAACAGAGGGCGACCGAAAGCTGCCGTTTCAACTCACCCTGGATGATACGTCGAGTGCGGACATCGCTCTGAGCCTATCACCAGAAGAGTTCCAGCTGCTTTATTGTGGACCGTACTTCGACCGAACCATGGACTCGGCTCCGGACTCTCGAGTGTCTTTCGAGCCAGATGCGTGGCAACGGAAGGTTTTGGACGAGATCGATGCCCGCCGCAGTCTGCTCGTCGTAGCTCCGACTTCAGCGGGTAAAACATTCATCTCGTTCTACGCCATGCAGAAGGTCCTAGAGTCAAGTAACGACGACGTCTTGGTGTACGTGGCTCCCACAAAGGCACTTGTCAACCAGATCGCAGCCGAAGTACAAGCTCGCTTCTCAAAGAACTACAAGTACGCCAACTCGGTTTGGGGTATTCACACACGTGACACTCGTGTCAACAACCCTACCGGTTGTCAGATCCTGGTAACAGTACCTCACATTCTCCAGATTATGTTGCTCGCGCCCACCAACGCCAGAAGTTGGTCCGAGCGAGTCAAGTGGATCATCTTCGATGAAGTGCACTGCATCGGCCAAGCTGAAGACGGGTTGATCTGGGAACAGCTCCTGCTTATGGCACCCTGCCCCATCATCGCTCTTTCCGCCACCGTCGGAAACGCTGAGGCTTTCAGCGACTGGCTCTCTTCTACACAAAAAGCTGCTGGTAACGAGTTGACCATGGTTCAGCACAAGCACCGTTACTCCGATCTGCGAAAGTTTCTGTACATACCACCAAAGGATTCAGCAAAGCGTCTCGCGGCATCCCTTCCGCTGTCAGCAAACCGTACATTTGCTCGTCTAGGCCTGGACGATGTACCCAACTTCACCTTCATGCATCCTGTCGCCAGTCTTACCAACCGAAGGCGTGGTATGCCAAGTGACTTCTCGTTAGAAGCACGAGACTGTTACTTCCTCTGGCAAAGCATGTCCAAGCACCAGACCAAGGAATATCCAGTCGACAAGTCTCTTACCCCTTCAAGTGTGCTTCCTAAGGTTATGCGCAAGGCTGACATCATTGAATGGGAATCGGGACTCAAGACTCTGCTCGCTCAGTGGATGGCAGATGAAAACTCTCCATTCGAAGCTGTACGAAAGGACTTCAGCTCCTCCGTCACAAAATTGGCTCTTCAGATCAAGGACAGTGATAACGCAGAGCCAATTCAAGATGACATGGAAGTCGATGACCCAGCGAGCAACCACGATGTTGACAATATCCTGCCTCTGTTGACAGAGCTGCATCAGCAAGATGCTCTTCCAGGTATCATCTTCAACTACGATCGAGCCGTCTGCGAGAGGATGTGCCGTACCGTCTTAACCCAGCTGGAAGAGGCCGAGACCGAGTGGAAGAAGACCAGCCCGAAGTGGGCAGAAAAGTTGCGTGAGTGGGAAGAGTACAAGAAGGAGGTTGCCCGCCGTGCCAAGCAAGGTGTTCGCGCCGCGAAGGGTACTACGAAGGAAGAGCAGATGATGGAGGCTGCCAATCGCGAGGTCAGCCCCTTTGCGACCTTCGATCCAGATAGGCCATTGGAGGGTTTCCACTTTGCGAACAGCAAGAGACTGTCCAGTGAGGAACTCCGTAACCACGAGAAGGAGCTCCGATACCGCGGCGTTGACGAGATATTTATCCAAGGCCTGCAGCGTGGTATTGGTGTTCATCACGCTGGTATGAACCGTAAGTACCGCTACGCCGTCGAAGTGCTGTTCAGGAGAGGCTACCTGAGGGTTGTCATCGCGACGGGTACCCTTGCCCTTGGTATCAACATGCCCTGTAAGACTGTTGTCTTCTCTGGCGACTCCATTTTCCTGACGGCTCTCAACTACCGCCAAGCCGCTGGTCGTGCGGGTCGCCGTGGATTCGACTCGCTTGGTAACGTTGTCTTCCATGGCATCTCACTCAGCAAGATCAACAAGCTCATCAGCTCTCGTCTACCTGATCTCAACGGACACTTCCCAATCACCACAACTCTGGTGCTACGCTTGTTCACACTCTTGCACGACTCTGAGAACTCGCCGTTCGCCGTCCGGTGTATCAACGCGTTGTTGTCTCAGCCTCGTGTGTACCTTGGTGGCGAGGAGTCGAAGATGACTGTTCTGCACCATCTACGCTTCTCTATCGAGTATTTGCGCAGGCAATCGCTGTTGGACTCTCGAGGAACGCCACTCAATTTTGCAGGTGCTGTTAGTCATCTGTACTTTACCGAAAATTCTTCTTTCGCCTTCCACGCACTGCTGAAGAATGGATACTTCCACGAGTTGTGCGCGAAGGTGAACACAAACCAGGACTCGGTCTTGCGCGAGCTCATGCTCACTATGTCCCACCTCTTTGGCCGCCTTCACTGCAGACAAGCCGATGAGGAGTTTGTGCAGGAAGTAGTCAAGGGCAGTCCGTCAGTTGTGTTCCTACCCAACATGCCCGAAAACGCAGTCAGTGTCCTGCGCAAGCACAACAAACAAACATTGGACATATTCACATCCTACGTCCGCACCTTTGTTGAGCAGCACCTCCAGGAGGCTGACAACACTCTCCCCTTGACCACGACTAAGGTTGGTGGCAAGTCAAATTCATTCCCCTCGCCCATCAAGGTGCGGTCTTCCTTCGTCGCGCTCTCAGGCCACAACGATGAGTTCGAGTCTATTCACGATCTCTGCACCACAAGCAGGTCCGGAATCTTCCTTGAAGAAGCTGTGGTACCGTATGTCGGCATCTACCCAGAAGACTCTGACTTGCCCCTCAATGCCTACCTGTACGACTTCTTCATGCATGGCAACGCCACCGCTGTTGTCACAGCAAATAGGATCCGCCGCGGAGACATTTGGTTCGTACTCAACGACTTCAGTATGGTGCTTGCAAC contains these protein-coding regions:
- a CDS encoding histone H4-like TAF Taf6, SAGA complex subunit; translation: MSSVWNPDNVRDVAESVGIASLADNVVEELARDVDFRLAQVLEEALKFMRHGKRTTLSTQDVSNALRILNVEPLYGYESTRPLRFGEASLGPGQPLYYVEDEEVDFEKLINAPLPKVPREVTFTAHWLAVEGVQPSIPQNPTATNQGDLLPKGTNANPHLAAANGLDNVNVKPLVKHVLSKESQELFAKLSGALIDETNIEWQNAALAAIRTEPGIHQLTTYLLTFIAEKVTHSVKNLFVLQQMMQATSALLDNQAIYLDPYVAYMVPPVLTCCTGKYLGPKTQAASSNALSETLNGVGPNGHSSNGPDHFKLRQLAASILSRICQKYGSSNQGLKSRIARTCLRQFMDIGKPLGTHYGALLALLIITGNEGMKMLVLPNLKIYNDDVLKGALSDESKKKDAERVLAILLEALKALGGTRSATMTNGVADMEGLRERLNGKVGDVIADQIIANNFSAAAQAILETDVNI
- a CDS encoding RNA helicase, producing MAGDNSAVLSRMDTTDQILQWYSKLFSRRVDLVGDFAGSERFLIHGESLLLHCFSDAQIDFEPGLQLLHASYAVEKFLHGLVSRRCNFHIAFFDEYQDLCVPQDASPAVSEKYLLARAAIIRHLQVNLRPVHPDIEVKVFPSSTSEAFEDYLSITDVYFILCHDGASTKDVRKRAILHKDIDSLKSEDKSLGERQEQYKASLRTLIYTMMQRGYSAALVNGLEFNDTKAIASVLEHSRAMTLAISQTTPTPDSNAETDTATLQQSLATVKSIHEHSFTEREYLAVLIASKFASKSKNHQNFAVALLRHTALLSELSLPDRLMQYQEPSQESRTLILEFCQEARRVLAQAAWSQEISELATTCDVADLIDGRLFASCLQDPSAPSSELFQSLARAASTLCGQEELARADGAATATEKSNGNAEKSDDGASYRLLPFSNEVFDKHLSPVHLKVAKSDGKVDSTSATIFREVSHWHNTKPLQSKSGPVVKDEKAAKKALRRNQFFMAEMTTYAASLTNAVGKALEPETIMVGASKANTPVPSRPGTPGQDSDSKKPKKQGGKPGGKNKNQAKQNMLADIAASSKRKEEDTAEKQIKAWIVVCDGLEKEVDLTTRYEKAKKYLVNLNTDIKRKALEAEVRLYMLNVLLKMWMEHCRKNDKEEGLYTAALIFDAVRAICGLSTVTKTVAACLTKTIDRLKLPSLQIPPTEGDRKLPFQLTLDDTSSADIALSLSPEEFQLLYCGPYFDRTMDSAPDSRVSFEPDAWQRKVLDEIDARRSLLVVAPTSAGKTFISFYAMQKVLESSNDDVLVYVAPTKALVNQIAAEVQARFSKNYKYANSVWGIHTRDTRVNNPTGCQILVTVPHILQIMLLAPTNARSWSERVKWIIFDEVHCIGQAEDGLIWEQLLLMAPCPIIALSATVGNAEAFSDWLSSTQKAAGNELTMVQHKHRYSDLRKFLYIPPKDSAKRLAASLPLSANRTFARLGLDDVPNFTFMHPVASLTNRRRGMPSDFSLEARDCYFLWQSMSKHQTKEYPVDKSLTPSSVLPKVMRKADIIEWESGLKTLLAQWMADENSPFEAVRKDFSSSVTKLALQIKDSDNAEPIQDDMEVDDPASNHDVDNILPLLTELHQQDALPGIIFNYDRAVCERMCRTVLTQLEEAETEWKKTSPKWAEKLREWEEYKKEVARRAKQGVRAAKGTTKEEQMMEAANREVSPFATFDPDRPLEGFHFANSKRLSSEELRNHEKELRYRGVDEIFIQGLQRGIGVHHAGMNRKYRYAVEVLFRRGYLRVVIATGTLALGINMPCKTVVFSGDSIFLTALNYRQAAGRAGRRGFDSLGNVVFHGISLSKINKLISSRLPDLNGHFPITTTLVLRLFTLLHDSENSPFAVRCINALLSQPRVYLGGEESKMTVLHHLRFSIEYLRRQSLLDSRGTPLNFAGAVSHLYFTENSSFAFHALLKNGYFHELCAKVNTNQDSVLRELMLTMSHLFGRLHCRQADEEFVQEVVKGSPSVVFLPNMPENAVSVLRKHNKQTLDIFTSYVRTFVEQHLQEADNTLPLTTTKVGGKSNSFPSPIKVRSSFVALSGHNDEFESIHDLCTTSRSGIFLEEAVVPYVGIYPEDSDLPLNAYLYDFFMHGNATAVVTANRIRRGDIWFVLNDFSMVLATIVTSLTNFMNLGTESDLDFIDVRGGGDDEEEEQEDKLLPTGPGGDEATGPQSGAQGVRGPAQQQNLPIQLAKKKKKVVESWDEEAESSSSDGENWDDGEDSDEEKGEVAWDEQTGLLNVLKAFKLLKADFDTKFRAMWA